DNA from Halorarum salinum:
GACAAGGGGGTCGTCGTCAACGCCGACGTGGTGGTCTCGATCGGCGACACGGAGCTGCTGTCGGTCGAACTGCGCGCGGCCATCGCCTCCTTCGACACGGCCGCGAAGTACGGGCTCCAGTTCCCCGCCGGCACCGACACCGACCGGCTCGCGGCCGCCGCCGGCGTCCCGGAGATCCGACACACTGCGGACGACCAGACGACGCTCGGCGACCTCGACGACCTGGAGGCGGCCGGCGAACTCGAGGGGGAGTCCGAATCGAGGGAGGAGGAGGCGGAGTCCGCCGAGACGGACGACGAAAACGCGACCGCCGACGAACCGGAGGAGGTGGCCGAGGCGGATGACCAGGATTGAACTCGACGGCGAGGAAGGGAACGCGGGCGACGGGCTGACGGCGCTCGTCGTCGCGGTCGTCGAGGTCCTCGTGGAGGCGCTCCAGCGCGAGGCGGTCCGCCGGATGGAGGGCGGCCGGCTCACGGACGAGGAGATCGAGCGGCTGGGCGCCCAGCTCGCGGCGATCGAGGAGGAACTGGACGACCTGAAGGAGACGCAGGGGATCGAGGAGGAGGTCGGACGGCTCCGCGGCGACCTCGACTCGCTCGTCGGCGACGCGGTCCGGTCGCTGGCCGACGAGCCGACCGGCGACGGGTCGCCCGAGGAGCGCCCCGCGACCGACGGGGGACCGGAGGCCGATGACTGACGCGGACCCGGCGGAGGGTCGCTACCTCTACTGCGTCGTGGACGCGGATCGCGGCGACCCGGACTCGTTCGCGGCCGACGGCATCGACGACGGCGAGCCGTACGTGGTCGCGTCCGACGGGGTCGGCGCCGTCGTCCAGCGGCGCGCCGAGCCGTTCGACAGCGACGACCTCTCGGAGGTGAAACGGTGGCTCGTCTCCCACCAGCTGGTCGTCGACGCCGCCGGCGAGACGTTCGGCACGCCGCTCCCGTTCCGGTTCGACACCATCCTCCGGGGCGACGACGACGCCGTCCGGGAGTGGCTCGCGGCCGAGCGGGGGACGCTCCGCGAGCACCTCGACGCGTTCGCCGGGAAGTGGGAGTACCGGGTGACCCTCTCGACGGAGGGGGAG
Protein-coding regions in this window:
- the gvpJ gene encoding gas vesicle protein GvpJ; translation: MPDARPTRTQSDLADVLELLLDKGVVVNADVVVSIGDTELLSVELRAAIASFDTAAKYGLQFPAGTDTDRLAAAAGVPEIRHTADDQTTLGDLDDLEAAGELEGESESREEEAESAETDDENATADEPEEVAEADDQD
- the gvpK gene encoding gas vesicle protein GvpK; translated protein: MTRIELDGEEGNAGDGLTALVVAVVEVLVEALQREAVRRMEGGRLTDEEIERLGAQLAAIEEELDDLKETQGIEEEVGRLRGDLDSLVGDAVRSLADEPTGDGSPEERPATDGGPEADD
- the gvpL gene encoding gas vesicle protein GvpL, whose protein sequence is MTDADPAEGRYLYCVVDADRGDPDSFAADGIDDGEPYVVASDGVGAVVQRRAEPFDSDDLSEVKRWLVSHQLVVDAAGETFGTPLPFRFDTILRGDDDAVREWLAAERGTLREHLDAFAGKWEYRVTLSTEGEFSPEGDERLADLEERIADAGEGTAYLLEKQREQRRRELERERDELLAADLRERLEPLVDRIEPIDAADPLREGNPSNRVAGFTLLAGRDSEPDVGAALDAVAADGDVEVEYTGPWPPYSFAPELEGEP